In one window of Musa acuminata AAA Group cultivar baxijiao chromosome BXJ3-2, Cavendish_Baxijiao_AAA, whole genome shotgun sequence DNA:
- the LOC103971336 gene encoding tricalbin-3 isoform X1 has protein sequence MSVPQDSFGVATQIGDASGGGNRHRLGRRIGKRLRFGILSNELRFRCAASTPPGKSGNPNLPVDLVNSARGTVIKQISGKLDNKDPKHLASSFTNYRDDPLVDKLRTQLGVIRSIPSPPINRNIAGFFVLFFLVGVAFDKVWNLRKREKSARDVDNGTWPQAPTSLSIFLEKDLRRKESVEWVNMVLGKLWKVYRSRIEDWVIGLLQPVIDNLKKPDYVQRVEIKQFSIGDEPLSVRSVERRTSRGVNDLQYQIGIRYTGGAQMLLSLSLNFGIIPIVVPVGIRDFDIDGELWVKLRLIPTGPWIGAVSWAFVSLPKIKFELSPFSLFNLMAIPVLSMFLTRLLTEDLPRLFVLPKKIVLDFQKGKALGPVSHDFKVEAVQERSKDFVGELSVTLVDARKLAYPKIGKTDPYVVLTLGDQVFQSKKNSQTTVTGPPGEPIWNQDFDLFVVNPGKQKLYIQVKDSFGFADFTVGTAEVELESLQDTVPADRVVALRGGWSLFRNKSSGEVLLRLTYKAYVEDEEDDLLETEFVDDHAPDDISDYDQPNGTFEQSGYPSGKEREAFMDVLAALIVSEEFQGIVTSETENSEVTGESRNVTSPVSTTIGLTDETSTIDSNKSSSSSDDLELVWLAVVTVTVVLIARTMGDSSLFNP, from the exons ATGTCGGTGCCGCAGGATTCCTTCGGAGTAGCGACTCAGATAGGCGATGCTAGCGGAGGCGGAAATCGGCATCGGCTTGGTCGTAGAATTGGTAAAAGATTGCGTTTTGGGATTCTCTCGAATGAGCTTCGATTTAGGTGCGCGGCATCTACGCCACCGGGGAAGAGTGGTAACCCCAACTTGCCCGTTGATTTGGTTAACTCTGCTAGGGGAACTGTCATCAAACAGATTTCGGGCAAGCTGGACAACAAGGATCCGAAACACTTGGCGTCCAGCTTTACGAACTACAGGGACGATCCTTTGGTGGATAAGCTGAGGACGCAGCTTGGCGTGATTCGTTCCATCCCTTCTCCGCCCATAAATAGGAATATCGCAGGCTTCTTCGTGCTCTTTTTCCTCGTTGGAGTGGCTTTCGACAAGGTTTGGAATTTAAGGAAGAGGGAGAAGTCGGCCCGGGACGTCGACAATGGCACGTGGCCACAGGCACCAACGAGCCTCTCTATATTTCTTGAGAAGGACCTTCGGAGGAAAGAGTCGGTCGAATGGGTAAACATGGTCTTGGGGAAGCTTTGGAAGGTCTATAGGTCCAGAATCGAGGATTGGGTTATTGGGTTGCTCCAGCCGGTAATAGATAACCTCAAAAAGCCTGATTATGTGCAGAGAGTTGAGATTAAGCAGTTTTCCATTGGGGATGAGCCACTATCTGTCAGGAGCGTTGAAAGGAGAACTTCTCGTGGTGTTAATGACTTGCA GTATCAGATTGGCATTCGTTACACTGGTGGTGCTCAGATGTTGCTGTCCCTATCATTAAATTTTGGCATTATTCCCATTGTTGTACCTGTTGGGATCCGTGATTTTGATATAGATGGAGAGCTTTGGGTAAAGTTACGGTTAATACCCACTGGACCATGGATAGGGGCTGTGTCATGGGCTTTTGTGTCTCTTCCAAAAATTAAGTTTGAGCTCTCACCATTCAGTCTGTTCAATCTAATGG CAATTCCTGTTCTCTCAAT GTTTCTTACAAGGCTTCTAACAGAAGATTTGCCTCGACTCTTTGTGCTTCCAAAAAAGATCGTTCTTGATTTCCAGAAGGGGAAAGCACTTGGTCCTGTTTCACATGATTTTAAAGTTGAAGCAGTGCAGGAGAGAAGTAAAGATTTTGTTGGAGAACTGTCAGTCACTCTTGTGGATGCTCGAAAACTTGCTTATCCCAAAATTG GGAAGACAGATCCATATGTTGTTTTAACTCTTGGTGATCAAGTATTTCAGAGTAAGAAAAATAGCCAGACAACAGTCACTGGACCTCCTGGAGAACCAATTTGGAACCAA GATTTTGATCTGTTTGTTGTAAATCCTGGAAAGCAGAAGCTGTACATCCAAGTAAAAGACTCCTTTGGTTTCGCAGATTTCACAGTTGGCACAGCAGAG GTCGAGCTAGAGTCCCTACAAGATACAGTGCCTGCAGACAGAGTAGTTGCTTTACGTGGTGGATGGAGTCTATTCAGAAATAAATCATCTGGAGAAGTATTACTTCGACTCACATATAAAGCTTATGTTGAGGATGAAGAAGATGATCTGTTGGAAACAGAGTTTGTGGATGATCATGCACCTGATGATATCTCAGACTATGACCAACCAAATGGAACATTTGAGCAAAGTGGTTATCCTAGTGGAAAAGAAAGAGAAGCTTTTATGGATGTCCTGGCGGCTTTGATTGTGAGTGAGGAATTCCAAGGAATAGTGACATCTGAAACAGAAAATTCAGAAGTTACTGGTGAATCTAGAAATGTGACATCCCCAGTATCAACTACAATAGGTCTTACTGATGAGACGTCTACTATTGATTCAAACAAAAGTTCCAGTAGTTCTGATG ATTTAGAACTAGTATGGCTTGCTGTGGTAACGGTTACAGTGGTTCTGATTGCTCGTACCATGGGTGATTCAAGCTTGTTCAATCCATAG
- the LOC103971336 gene encoding tricalbin-3 isoform X3: MSVPQDSFGVATQIGDASGGGNRHRLGRRIGKRLRFGILSNELRFRCAASTPPGKSGNPNLPVDLVNSARGTVIKQISGKLDNKDPKHLASSFTNYRDDPLVDKLRTQLGVIRSIPSPPINRNIAGFFVLFFLVGVAFDKVWNLRKREKSARDVDNGTWPQAPTSLSIFLEKDLRRKESVEWVNMVLGKLWKVYRSRIEDWVIGLLQPVIDNLKKPDYVQRVEIKQFSIGDEPLSVRSVERRTSRGVNDLQYQIGIRYTGGAQMLLSLSLNFGIIPIVVPVGIRDFDIDGELWVKLRLIPTGPWIGAVSWAFVSLPKIKFELSPFSLFNLMAIPVLSMFLTRLLTEDLPRLFVLPKKIVLDFQKGKALGPVSHDFKVEAVQERSKDFVGELSVTLVDARKLAYPKIGKTDPYVVLTLGDQVFQSKKNSQTTVTGPPGEPIWNQKLYIQVKDSFGFADFTVGTAEVELESLQDTVPADRVVALRGGWSLFRNKSSGEVLLRLTYKAYVEDEEDDLLETEFVDDHAPDDISDYDQPNGTFEQSGYPSGKEREAFMDVLAALIVSEEFQGIVTSETENSEVTGESRNVTSPVSTTIGLTDETSTIDSNKSSSSSDDLELVWLAVVTVTVVLIARTMGDSSLFNP; the protein is encoded by the exons ATGTCGGTGCCGCAGGATTCCTTCGGAGTAGCGACTCAGATAGGCGATGCTAGCGGAGGCGGAAATCGGCATCGGCTTGGTCGTAGAATTGGTAAAAGATTGCGTTTTGGGATTCTCTCGAATGAGCTTCGATTTAGGTGCGCGGCATCTACGCCACCGGGGAAGAGTGGTAACCCCAACTTGCCCGTTGATTTGGTTAACTCTGCTAGGGGAACTGTCATCAAACAGATTTCGGGCAAGCTGGACAACAAGGATCCGAAACACTTGGCGTCCAGCTTTACGAACTACAGGGACGATCCTTTGGTGGATAAGCTGAGGACGCAGCTTGGCGTGATTCGTTCCATCCCTTCTCCGCCCATAAATAGGAATATCGCAGGCTTCTTCGTGCTCTTTTTCCTCGTTGGAGTGGCTTTCGACAAGGTTTGGAATTTAAGGAAGAGGGAGAAGTCGGCCCGGGACGTCGACAATGGCACGTGGCCACAGGCACCAACGAGCCTCTCTATATTTCTTGAGAAGGACCTTCGGAGGAAAGAGTCGGTCGAATGGGTAAACATGGTCTTGGGGAAGCTTTGGAAGGTCTATAGGTCCAGAATCGAGGATTGGGTTATTGGGTTGCTCCAGCCGGTAATAGATAACCTCAAAAAGCCTGATTATGTGCAGAGAGTTGAGATTAAGCAGTTTTCCATTGGGGATGAGCCACTATCTGTCAGGAGCGTTGAAAGGAGAACTTCTCGTGGTGTTAATGACTTGCA GTATCAGATTGGCATTCGTTACACTGGTGGTGCTCAGATGTTGCTGTCCCTATCATTAAATTTTGGCATTATTCCCATTGTTGTACCTGTTGGGATCCGTGATTTTGATATAGATGGAGAGCTTTGGGTAAAGTTACGGTTAATACCCACTGGACCATGGATAGGGGCTGTGTCATGGGCTTTTGTGTCTCTTCCAAAAATTAAGTTTGAGCTCTCACCATTCAGTCTGTTCAATCTAATGG CAATTCCTGTTCTCTCAAT GTTTCTTACAAGGCTTCTAACAGAAGATTTGCCTCGACTCTTTGTGCTTCCAAAAAAGATCGTTCTTGATTTCCAGAAGGGGAAAGCACTTGGTCCTGTTTCACATGATTTTAAAGTTGAAGCAGTGCAGGAGAGAAGTAAAGATTTTGTTGGAGAACTGTCAGTCACTCTTGTGGATGCTCGAAAACTTGCTTATCCCAAAATTG GGAAGACAGATCCATATGTTGTTTTAACTCTTGGTGATCAAGTATTTCAGAGTAAGAAAAATAGCCAGACAACAGTCACTGGACCTCCTGGAGAACCAATTTGGAACCAA AAGCTGTACATCCAAGTAAAAGACTCCTTTGGTTTCGCAGATTTCACAGTTGGCACAGCAGAG GTCGAGCTAGAGTCCCTACAAGATACAGTGCCTGCAGACAGAGTAGTTGCTTTACGTGGTGGATGGAGTCTATTCAGAAATAAATCATCTGGAGAAGTATTACTTCGACTCACATATAAAGCTTATGTTGAGGATGAAGAAGATGATCTGTTGGAAACAGAGTTTGTGGATGATCATGCACCTGATGATATCTCAGACTATGACCAACCAAATGGAACATTTGAGCAAAGTGGTTATCCTAGTGGAAAAGAAAGAGAAGCTTTTATGGATGTCCTGGCGGCTTTGATTGTGAGTGAGGAATTCCAAGGAATAGTGACATCTGAAACAGAAAATTCAGAAGTTACTGGTGAATCTAGAAATGTGACATCCCCAGTATCAACTACAATAGGTCTTACTGATGAGACGTCTACTATTGATTCAAACAAAAGTTCCAGTAGTTCTGATG ATTTAGAACTAGTATGGCTTGCTGTGGTAACGGTTACAGTGGTTCTGATTGCTCGTACCATGGGTGATTCAAGCTTGTTCAATCCATAG
- the LOC103971336 gene encoding tricalbin-3 isoform X2: MSVPQDSFGVATQIGDASGGGNRHRLGRRIGKRLRFGILSNELRFRCAASTPPGKSGNPNLPVDLVNSARGTVIKQISGKLDNKDPKHLASSFTNYRDDPLVDKLRTQLGVIRSIPSPPINRNIAGFFVLFFLVGVAFDKVWNLRKREKSARDVDNGTWPQAPTSLSIFLEKDLRRKESVEWVNMVLGKLWKVYRSRIEDWVIGLLQPVIDNLKKPDYVQRVEIKQFSIGDEPLSVRSVERRTSRGVNDLQYQIGIRYTGGAQMLLSLSLNFGIIPIVVPVGIRDFDIDGELWVKLRLIPTGPWIGAVSWAFVSLPKIKFELSPFSLFNLMAIPVLSMFLTRLLTEDLPRLFVLPKKIVLDFQKGKALGPVSHDFKVEAVQERSKDFVGELSVTLVDARKLAYPKIGKTDPYVVLTLGDQVFQSKKNSQTTVTGPPGEPIWNQDFDLFVVNPGKQKLYIQVKDSFGFADFTVGTAEVELESLQDTVPADRVVALRGGWSLFRNKSSGEVLLRLTYKAYVEDEEDDLLETEFVDDHAPDDISDYDQPNGTFEQSGYPSGKEREAFMDVLAALIVSEEFQGIVTSETENSEVTGESRNVTSPVSTTIGLTDETSTIDSNKSSSSSDELVWLAVVTVTVVLIARTMGDSSLFNP; this comes from the exons ATGTCGGTGCCGCAGGATTCCTTCGGAGTAGCGACTCAGATAGGCGATGCTAGCGGAGGCGGAAATCGGCATCGGCTTGGTCGTAGAATTGGTAAAAGATTGCGTTTTGGGATTCTCTCGAATGAGCTTCGATTTAGGTGCGCGGCATCTACGCCACCGGGGAAGAGTGGTAACCCCAACTTGCCCGTTGATTTGGTTAACTCTGCTAGGGGAACTGTCATCAAACAGATTTCGGGCAAGCTGGACAACAAGGATCCGAAACACTTGGCGTCCAGCTTTACGAACTACAGGGACGATCCTTTGGTGGATAAGCTGAGGACGCAGCTTGGCGTGATTCGTTCCATCCCTTCTCCGCCCATAAATAGGAATATCGCAGGCTTCTTCGTGCTCTTTTTCCTCGTTGGAGTGGCTTTCGACAAGGTTTGGAATTTAAGGAAGAGGGAGAAGTCGGCCCGGGACGTCGACAATGGCACGTGGCCACAGGCACCAACGAGCCTCTCTATATTTCTTGAGAAGGACCTTCGGAGGAAAGAGTCGGTCGAATGGGTAAACATGGTCTTGGGGAAGCTTTGGAAGGTCTATAGGTCCAGAATCGAGGATTGGGTTATTGGGTTGCTCCAGCCGGTAATAGATAACCTCAAAAAGCCTGATTATGTGCAGAGAGTTGAGATTAAGCAGTTTTCCATTGGGGATGAGCCACTATCTGTCAGGAGCGTTGAAAGGAGAACTTCTCGTGGTGTTAATGACTTGCA GTATCAGATTGGCATTCGTTACACTGGTGGTGCTCAGATGTTGCTGTCCCTATCATTAAATTTTGGCATTATTCCCATTGTTGTACCTGTTGGGATCCGTGATTTTGATATAGATGGAGAGCTTTGGGTAAAGTTACGGTTAATACCCACTGGACCATGGATAGGGGCTGTGTCATGGGCTTTTGTGTCTCTTCCAAAAATTAAGTTTGAGCTCTCACCATTCAGTCTGTTCAATCTAATGG CAATTCCTGTTCTCTCAAT GTTTCTTACAAGGCTTCTAACAGAAGATTTGCCTCGACTCTTTGTGCTTCCAAAAAAGATCGTTCTTGATTTCCAGAAGGGGAAAGCACTTGGTCCTGTTTCACATGATTTTAAAGTTGAAGCAGTGCAGGAGAGAAGTAAAGATTTTGTTGGAGAACTGTCAGTCACTCTTGTGGATGCTCGAAAACTTGCTTATCCCAAAATTG GGAAGACAGATCCATATGTTGTTTTAACTCTTGGTGATCAAGTATTTCAGAGTAAGAAAAATAGCCAGACAACAGTCACTGGACCTCCTGGAGAACCAATTTGGAACCAA GATTTTGATCTGTTTGTTGTAAATCCTGGAAAGCAGAAGCTGTACATCCAAGTAAAAGACTCCTTTGGTTTCGCAGATTTCACAGTTGGCACAGCAGAG GTCGAGCTAGAGTCCCTACAAGATACAGTGCCTGCAGACAGAGTAGTTGCTTTACGTGGTGGATGGAGTCTATTCAGAAATAAATCATCTGGAGAAGTATTACTTCGACTCACATATAAAGCTTATGTTGAGGATGAAGAAGATGATCTGTTGGAAACAGAGTTTGTGGATGATCATGCACCTGATGATATCTCAGACTATGACCAACCAAATGGAACATTTGAGCAAAGTGGTTATCCTAGTGGAAAAGAAAGAGAAGCTTTTATGGATGTCCTGGCGGCTTTGATTGTGAGTGAGGAATTCCAAGGAATAGTGACATCTGAAACAGAAAATTCAGAAGTTACTGGTGAATCTAGAAATGTGACATCCCCAGTATCAACTACAATAGGTCTTACTGATGAGACGTCTACTATTGATTCAAACAAAAGTTCCAGTAGTTCTGATG AACTAGTATGGCTTGCTGTGGTAACGGTTACAGTGGTTCTGATTGCTCGTACCATGGGTGATTCAAGCTTGTTCAATCCATAG
- the LOC103971336 gene encoding uncharacterized protein LOC103971336 isoform X4, whose amino-acid sequence MSVPQDSFGVATQIGDASGGGNRHRLGRRIGKRLRFGILSNELRFRCAASTPPGKSGNPNLPVDLVNSARGTVIKQISGKLDNKDPKHLASSFTNYRDDPLVDKLRTQLGVIRSIPSPPINRNIAGFFVLFFLVGVAFDKVWNLRKREKSARDVDNGTWPQAPTSLSIFLEKDLRRKESVEWVNMVLGKLWKVYRSRIEDWVIGLLQPVIDNLKKPDYVQRVEIKQFSIGDEPLSVRSVERRTSRGVNDLQFLTRLLTEDLPRLFVLPKKIVLDFQKGKALGPVSHDFKVEAVQERSKDFVGELSVTLVDARKLAYPKIGKTDPYVVLTLGDQVFQSKKNSQTTVTGPPGEPIWNQDFDLFVVNPGKQKLYIQVKDSFGFADFTVGTAEVELESLQDTVPADRVVALRGGWSLFRNKSSGEVLLRLTYKAYVEDEEDDLLETEFVDDHAPDDISDYDQPNGTFEQSGYPSGKEREAFMDVLAALIVSEEFQGIVTSETENSEVTGESRNVTSPVSTTIGLTDETSTIDSNKSSSSSDDLELVWLAVVTVTVVLIARTMGDSSLFNP is encoded by the exons ATGTCGGTGCCGCAGGATTCCTTCGGAGTAGCGACTCAGATAGGCGATGCTAGCGGAGGCGGAAATCGGCATCGGCTTGGTCGTAGAATTGGTAAAAGATTGCGTTTTGGGATTCTCTCGAATGAGCTTCGATTTAGGTGCGCGGCATCTACGCCACCGGGGAAGAGTGGTAACCCCAACTTGCCCGTTGATTTGGTTAACTCTGCTAGGGGAACTGTCATCAAACAGATTTCGGGCAAGCTGGACAACAAGGATCCGAAACACTTGGCGTCCAGCTTTACGAACTACAGGGACGATCCTTTGGTGGATAAGCTGAGGACGCAGCTTGGCGTGATTCGTTCCATCCCTTCTCCGCCCATAAATAGGAATATCGCAGGCTTCTTCGTGCTCTTTTTCCTCGTTGGAGTGGCTTTCGACAAGGTTTGGAATTTAAGGAAGAGGGAGAAGTCGGCCCGGGACGTCGACAATGGCACGTGGCCACAGGCACCAACGAGCCTCTCTATATTTCTTGAGAAGGACCTTCGGAGGAAAGAGTCGGTCGAATGGGTAAACATGGTCTTGGGGAAGCTTTGGAAGGTCTATAGGTCCAGAATCGAGGATTGGGTTATTGGGTTGCTCCAGCCGGTAATAGATAACCTCAAAAAGCCTGATTATGTGCAGAGAGTTGAGATTAAGCAGTTTTCCATTGGGGATGAGCCACTATCTGTCAGGAGCGTTGAAAGGAGAACTTCTCGTGGTGTTAATGACTTGCA GTTTCTTACAAGGCTTCTAACAGAAGATTTGCCTCGACTCTTTGTGCTTCCAAAAAAGATCGTTCTTGATTTCCAGAAGGGGAAAGCACTTGGTCCTGTTTCACATGATTTTAAAGTTGAAGCAGTGCAGGAGAGAAGTAAAGATTTTGTTGGAGAACTGTCAGTCACTCTTGTGGATGCTCGAAAACTTGCTTATCCCAAAATTG GGAAGACAGATCCATATGTTGTTTTAACTCTTGGTGATCAAGTATTTCAGAGTAAGAAAAATAGCCAGACAACAGTCACTGGACCTCCTGGAGAACCAATTTGGAACCAA GATTTTGATCTGTTTGTTGTAAATCCTGGAAAGCAGAAGCTGTACATCCAAGTAAAAGACTCCTTTGGTTTCGCAGATTTCACAGTTGGCACAGCAGAG GTCGAGCTAGAGTCCCTACAAGATACAGTGCCTGCAGACAGAGTAGTTGCTTTACGTGGTGGATGGAGTCTATTCAGAAATAAATCATCTGGAGAAGTATTACTTCGACTCACATATAAAGCTTATGTTGAGGATGAAGAAGATGATCTGTTGGAAACAGAGTTTGTGGATGATCATGCACCTGATGATATCTCAGACTATGACCAACCAAATGGAACATTTGAGCAAAGTGGTTATCCTAGTGGAAAAGAAAGAGAAGCTTTTATGGATGTCCTGGCGGCTTTGATTGTGAGTGAGGAATTCCAAGGAATAGTGACATCTGAAACAGAAAATTCAGAAGTTACTGGTGAATCTAGAAATGTGACATCCCCAGTATCAACTACAATAGGTCTTACTGATGAGACGTCTACTATTGATTCAAACAAAAGTTCCAGTAGTTCTGATG ATTTAGAACTAGTATGGCTTGCTGTGGTAACGGTTACAGTGGTTCTGATTGCTCGTACCATGGGTGATTCAAGCTTGTTCAATCCATAG
- the LOC103971367 gene encoding probable metal-nicotianamine transporter YSL12, which produces MAAEQQEAKAMEEDTAAEAENGEAGARRRRKEDDLEEEERELVAAASIEREFDGKRVPTWREQLTARAFAVSLVLAVVFNVIVMKFVLTTGIVPSLNVSAGLLGFFFVRTWTAALGRAGLLRRPFTRQENTVIQTCVVAASGIAYSGGFGSYLFAMSETIAKQSTVANDSQNIKNPRLGWMIGFLFVVSFLGLFSLVPLRKIMIIDYKLTYPSGTATANLINSFHTPQGANLAKKQVRTLGKLSVCSFLWGFFQWFYTGGKDCGFINFPSLGLKAYDNRFYFDFSATYVGVGMICPYIVNISVLLGGILSWGIMWPLIGNKKGDWYPADALGSLDGLQGYRVFIAIALILGDGLYNFVKVMGKSTAAFASQIRSRRSARTHTFAIDTSAVSFDDKRRTELFLQDQIPKPIAYGGYLLLAAVSTATLPHIFPQLRWYYVLVAYVFAPALAFCNAYGAGLTDWSLASTYGKLAIFAIGGWAGAAHGGVLAGLAACGVMMNIVSTASDLMQDFKTGYLTLASPRSMFISQVIGTAMGCVIAPSVFWLFLKAFDDIGIPGSEYPAPNALVYRNMAILGVEGFSSLPKNCLTLCFVFFAAAILINLLRDVTGKKVGRWIPLPMAMAIPFYLGSYFAIDMCVGSLILFVWERINKAKADAFAPAVASGLICGDGIWSLPQSFLALAKVKPPICMKFLSRSINLKVDSFIESLSP; this is translated from the exons ATGGCAGCAGAACAGCAGGAGGCGAAGGCGATGGAGGAGGACACGGCCGCAGAGGCAGAGAACGGCGAGGCCGGagccaggaggaggaggaaagaggacgatttggaggaggaagagagagaattGGTGGCGGCGGCGTCGATAGAGAGGGAGTTCGACGGGAAGCGGGTTCCGACGTGGCGGGAGCAGCTGACGGCGAGGGCCTTCGCGGTGAGCCTCGTGCTCGCGGTGGTGTTCAACGTGATCGTGATGAAGTTCGTGCTCACCACCGGCATCGTCCCCTCCCTCAACGTCTCCGCCGGCCTGCTCGGCTTCTTCTTCGTCCGGACGTGGACGGCAGCGCTCGGGAGGGCTGGCCTCCTCCGCCGCCCCTTCACCCGCCAGGAGAACACCGTCATCCAGACATGCGTCGTCGCCGCCTCTGGCATCGCCTACAGCG GGGGCTTCGGAAGTTACCTCTTTGCCATGAGTGAAACCATCGCCAAGCAATCCACAGTAGCCAACGATTCACAGAACATAAAGAATCCAAGACTAGGATGGATGATCGGCTTCCTCTTTGTTGTTAGTTTCCTGGGACTGTTCTCCCTCGTGCCCTTGAGAAAG ATAATGATCATCGACTACAAGCTGACCTATCCGAGTGGCACCGCGACGGCGAACCTAATCAACAGCTTCCACACCCCTCAGGGAGCCAACCTAGCGAA GAAGCAGGTGAGAACGCTGGGCAAGCTCTCGGTTTGCAGTTTCCTGTGGGGTTTCTTCCAGTGGTTTTACACAGGTGGGAAGGACTGTGGCTTCATCAACTTCCCTTCATTAGGCCTCAAGGCTTACGACAACAG GTTCTACTTTGATTTTTCGGCTACTTACGTTGGGGTCGGGATGATTTGCCCATACATCGTGAACATATCTGTGCTCTTGGGAGGCATTCTCTCATGGGGAATCATGTGGCCTCTGATAGGCAACAAGAAAGGCGATTGGTACCCGGCAGACGCGTTGGGCAGTCTTGATGGGCTCCAAGGTTACAGG GTGTTCATAGCAATCGCCTTGATCCTTGGAGATGGCCTCTACAACTTCGTCAAGGTCATGGGCAAGAGCACAGCCGCCTTCGCGTCACAGATCAGAAGCAGAAGATCTGCAAGAACGCACACCTTCGCCATTGACACATCGGCCGTCTCCTTCGACGACAAGCGCCGCACCGAGCTCTTCCTTCAAGACCAAATCCCAAAACCAATCGCCTACGGAGGCTATCTCCTCCTCGCTGCTGTCTCGACCGCAACGCTGCCCCACATCTTTCCCCAGCTGCGGTGGTACTATGTGTTGGTGGCCTACGTGTTCGCACCGGCGCTGGCGTTCTGCAACGCCTACGGCGCTGGCCTCACCGACTGGTCCCTTGCGTCGACCTACGGGAAGCTTGCAATCTTCGCcatcggcgggtgggctggcgccGCCCACGGCGGCGTTCTTGCCGGCCTCGCTGCTTGTGGCGTCATGATGAACATCGTCTCCACGGCCTCGGACCTGATGCAGGACTTTAAGACAGGGTATCTGACTCTGGCCTCACCGAGGTCCATGTTCATCAGCCAAGTAATCGGCACTGCCATGGGCTGCGTCATCGCCCCATCCGTCTTCTGGTTGTTCCTGAAGGCGTTCGACGACATCGGCATCCCCGGATCGGAGTACCCAGCACCTAATGCCCTTGTTTATCGTAACATGGCCATACTTGGGGTGGAAGGCTTCTCATCGTTGCCGAAGAACTGCCTCACCCTCTGTTTTGTCTTCTTTGCTGCTGCTATTCTCATCAACCTGCTGAGGGACGTGACCGGGAAGAAGGTGGGCAGGTGGATACCGCTCCCCATGGCCATGGCGATACCGTTCTACTTGGGATCTTACTTCGCCATAGATATGTGCGTGGGCAGCTTGATCTTGTTCGTCTGGGAAAGGATCAACAAGGCCAAGGCAGACGCATTCGCGCCAGCCGTGGCTTCGGGTTTGATCTGCGGTGACGGAATATGGTCTCTTCCGCAGTCTTTTCTTGCTCTTGCTAAAGTGAAGCCACCCATATGCATGAAGTTTTTGTCGAGGAGCATCAACCTGAAGGTGGATTCATTCATCGAATCCCTGTCTCCGTAG